A portion of the Limosilactobacillus reuteri genome contains these proteins:
- the pta gene encoding phosphate acetyltransferase translates to MELFDEIAAKIKGQNKTIVFPEGEDKRILGAAVRLKKDNLVEPILLGDEEAIKEVASKNGFDLAGLQIIDPATYPEDDKQAMFDSLMERRKGKNAPEEIQKMLEDVSYFGTMLVYMGKADGMVSGAVHSTGATVRPALQIIKTKPGAHRISGAFLMIKGDQRYIFADCAINIELDAPTMAEVAIQSAETARLFEIDPKVALLSFSTKGSAKGEMVTKVADAAKLVHELDPDLPADGELQFDAAVVPSVGELKAPDSKVAGHANVFIFPSLEAGNIGYKIAQRFGGFTAVGPILQGLNAPIADLSRGCSEDDAYKVAMITAAQAL, encoded by the coding sequence ATGGAATTATTTGATGAGATTGCTGCAAAGATTAAGGGACAAAACAAGACAATTGTTTTCCCTGAAGGTGAAGATAAGCGGATTTTAGGAGCTGCTGTCCGCTTAAAGAAAGATAATTTAGTAGAGCCAATTTTACTTGGTGATGAAGAAGCGATTAAAGAAGTTGCAAGTAAAAATGGTTTTGATCTTGCTGGCCTTCAAATTATCGATCCAGCAACTTATCCAGAAGACGATAAGCAAGCAATGTTTGACTCATTAATGGAACGGCGTAAAGGGAAGAATGCTCCTGAAGAAATTCAAAAGATGCTTGAAGATGTGAGTTACTTTGGAACGATGCTTGTTTACATGGGAAAGGCTGATGGAATGGTTTCTGGTGCTGTTCATTCGACTGGGGCAACTGTTCGGCCTGCATTACAAATCATTAAGACTAAGCCTGGTGCCCATCGAATTAGTGGAGCTTTCCTTATGATTAAAGGCGATCAACGTTACATCTTTGCTGATTGTGCAATTAATATTGAATTGGATGCTCCAACAATGGCTGAAGTGGCAATTCAAAGTGCAGAAACAGCTCGCTTATTTGAAATTGATCCTAAGGTTGCGCTTCTTAGTTTTTCAACTAAGGGTTCTGCTAAGGGCGAGATGGTTACCAAGGTTGCGGATGCCGCTAAGCTAGTTCATGAATTAGATCCTGATTTACCAGCTGATGGTGAACTACAATTTGATGCCGCTGTTGTCCCATCAGTAGGTGAACTTAAAGCCCCTGATTCAAAAGTTGCTGGTCATGCCAATGTCTTTATTTTTCCAAGTCTAGAAGCAGGTAATATTGGTTACAAGATTGCGCAACGATTTGGTGGTTTTACAGCAGTTGGTCCTATTCTTCAAGGACTTAACGCACCGATTGCAGACCTTTCACGGGGATGCAGTGAGGATGATGCTTATAAGGTTGCAATGATTACCGCAGCACAAGCATTGTAA
- a CDS encoding GNAT family N-acetyltransferase, with amino-acid sequence MADDISIKLATSEDAGAVLQFLRAAATESDAVLVPHLNEISEKAEAKNIDLINQFDDCVILLAMLGEEIVGMVTVMVLDHQPTTGELGVVVRKKYWRNGIGRLLVDEAEYWFNTYSSLENLVLTVFEDNIPAIKLYQQLHFVATGKTVEQGRNVLQMQYDNKKEETMER; translated from the coding sequence ATGGCAGATGACATTTCGATAAAGCTAGCAACGAGTGAGGATGCCGGGGCTGTTTTGCAATTTTTACGGGCAGCTGCAACTGAAAGTGACGCGGTATTAGTTCCCCATCTAAATGAGATTAGTGAAAAGGCAGAAGCAAAAAATATCGATTTAATAAATCAGTTTGATGATTGTGTTATTTTACTTGCGATGCTTGGCGAAGAGATTGTGGGGATGGTTACTGTAATGGTATTAGATCATCAACCGACAACTGGTGAACTAGGAGTAGTGGTACGGAAAAAGTATTGGCGAAACGGAATCGGTCGCTTATTAGTCGATGAAGCAGAATATTGGTTTAACACTTATAGTAGTTTAGAAAATTTGGTCCTGACAGTTTTTGAGGATAATATTCCGGCGATTAAGCTTTATCAACAATTACACTTTGTTGCAACAGGAAAAACGGTTGAGCAGGGTCGTAATGTTTTGCAAATGCAATACGATAATAAAAAAGAGGAAACAATGGAAAGGTAA
- a CDS encoding PAS domain-containing protein produces MTDINLKGGKLSIEQLNTIFETIPVEFDFIDENDIIRWSSANRHRLFKRTDADLGKHVLEVHPGHSQNHVKQVLHDMHSGDRDSISIMIKHHGQPINIAFYALRDDQNKYLGCVEVTQDVSKQQTKGSFWRNIMQVLHKK; encoded by the coding sequence ATGACAGATATTAATCTTAAAGGTGGAAAACTAAGTATTGAACAACTTAATACTATTTTTGAAACCATCCCCGTAGAATTCGATTTCATTGATGAAAATGATATCATTCGCTGGTCATCAGCTAATCGACATCGTTTATTCAAGCGAACTGATGCAGATCTAGGTAAACATGTGCTTGAGGTTCATCCCGGGCATAGTCAAAATCATGTTAAACAAGTACTTCATGATATGCATAGCGGAGACCGCGATTCAATTAGCATTATGATCAAACATCATGGTCAACCTATAAATATTGCCTTCTACGCCTTACGTGATGATCAAAATAAATACCTCGGATGTGTAGAGGTAACGCAAGACGTTAGTAAACAGCAAACAAAGGGATCCTTTTGGCGAAATATTATGCAAGTACTACATAAAAAATAA
- a CDS encoding 3'-5' exonuclease — protein sequence MMNFIAMDFETANGKRYSACSLALTIVRNGQIADEFYTLINPHTKFFWRNTQIHGIHERDVQNAPDFPEVWEHINQFYTPDKLVIAHNNRFDNSVLKNTLEHYDIEVPAYQTLDTVASSRQLIPGLTNYKLNTVCDALNIDLHHHHNALDDAQACANILLYQSKHFTPQQIQPFINLIG from the coding sequence ATGATGAATTTTATAGCAATGGACTTTGAGACTGCTAATGGCAAGCGTTACAGTGCATGTTCACTTGCACTCACAATCGTTCGGAATGGACAAATTGCCGACGAATTTTACACCCTAATTAATCCTCATACTAAATTCTTTTGGCGTAATACTCAGATCCACGGTATTCATGAGCGTGACGTCCAAAATGCTCCTGATTTTCCAGAAGTATGGGAACATATCAACCAATTCTACACTCCTGATAAACTGGTTATTGCCCATAATAATCGGTTTGATAATAGTGTTTTAAAGAATACGTTAGAACATTACGATATCGAAGTCCCCGCCTACCAGACACTCGATACTGTTGCTTCAAGCCGCCAGTTGATTCCAGGACTAACAAATTATAAACTTAATACTGTTTGTGACGCGTTAAATATCGACCTTCATCACCACCATAATGCTCTTGATGATGCTCAGGCTTGCGCTAACATTCTGCTTTATCAAAGCAAGCATTTTACCCCGCAACAAATTCAACCCTTTATTAATTTAATCGGCTAA
- the tsaE gene encoding tRNA (adenosine(37)-N6)-threonylcarbamoyltransferase complex ATPase subunit type 1 TsaE, translating to MESLTLTNRDATIVLGKKIGQQLVAGDVLVLDGDLGAGKTTFTKGLAAGLEIPDIIKSPTFTIIHEYQDGRLPLYHMDAYRLENGGAEDLGLEEYFDGDGVSVVEWAEFVEDELPADFLAIHFKRTDDDNTRILEFEPHGQHFEQIVKSVVE from the coding sequence ATGGAGAGCTTAACGTTAACGAATCGTGACGCAACAATTGTTCTTGGAAAGAAAATTGGTCAGCAATTAGTTGCCGGGGATGTGCTAGTCTTAGACGGTGATTTAGGAGCAGGCAAGACTACTTTTACCAAGGGATTGGCTGCAGGGTTAGAAATTCCTGATATCATTAAAAGTCCTACTTTTACAATTATTCATGAATACCAAGATGGCCGTCTCCCCTTATATCATATGGATGCATATCGCTTAGAAAATGGGGGAGCAGAAGACCTCGGACTTGAAGAATACTTTGATGGTGATGGAGTTTCAGTTGTTGAATGGGCTGAATTTGTTGAAGATGAACTGCCAGCTGACTTTTTAGCTATTCACTTTAAGCGAACAGATGATGATAATACCCGTATTCTGGAATTTGAACCCCATGGACAGCATTTTGAACAAATTGTAAAAAGCGTGGTGGAATAA